Proteins from a single region of Halichoerus grypus chromosome 13, mHalGry1.hap1.1, whole genome shotgun sequence:
- the RITA1 gene encoding RBPJ-interacting and tubulin-associated protein 1: MGSVKTPVELAISGMQTLHLQHRCRGGHRVKARASYVDESLFGSPAATRPTPPDFDPPWVEKANRTSGVGTGTSRASGANGSCEATSSRGSTPTLTPRKKNKYRLISHTPSYCDESLFGSRPEGTSWEGPWMAKGDAAKLHALFWTPPATPRGSHSPRPRETPLRAIHPAGPSKTEPEVVADSRKLSTDGLDSPHPRRRERSHSLTRLNVPSTGRPPASVPHTYGPQDPRPSLSGVTFQSPLVTPRARSVRISVPATPQQGGATQKPKPPWK; the protein is encoded by the exons ATGGGCAGCGTGAAGACCCCCGTGGAGCTGGCCATCAGTGGGATGCAGACCCTCCATCTTCAGCACCGTTGCCGGGGCGGCCACCGGGTCAAGGCCAGGGCGTCCTACGTGGATGAGTCTTTGTTTGGCAGCCCTGCGGCTACCCGGCCCACACCACCAGACTTTGACCCACCCTGGGTGGAGAAGGCCAACAGAACCAGTGGAGTGGGCACAGGGACATCACGGGCCTCAGGGGCCAACGGGAGCTGCGAGGCCACCTCCTCCAGGGGCAGCACCCCAACCCTCACACCAAGGAAGAAGAACAAATACAG aCTGATCAGCCACACTCCTTCTTACTGTGATGAGTCGCTATTTGGCTCCCGACCTGAGGGCACCAGCTGGGAGGGCCCGTGGATGGCAAAGGGGGATGCTGCCAAACTCCATGCCCTCTTCTGGACACCCCCAGCCACCCCTAGGGGCAGCCACTCGCCCCGCCCCAGGGAGACCCCGCTGCGAGCCATTCACCCAGCTGGTCCCTCGAAGACAGAGCCCGAGGTGGTGGCAGACTCCCGGAAGCTGTCCACAGATGGGTTAGACTCTCCACACCCTCGGAGGCGGGAACGTTCCCATTCCCTTACACGCCTGAATGTCCCCAGCACTGGTCGCCCACCCGCCAGTGTCCCCCACACCTATGGGCCTCAGGATCCCAGGCCTTCCCTGTCAGGGGTGACCTTCCAGAGCCCCCTAGTGACGCCCAGGGCTCGCTCGGTTCGTATTTCAGTGCCAGCCACCCCCCAACAAGGTGGGGCCACCCAGAAACCAAAGCCCCCTTGGAAATGA